From the genome of Clostridia bacterium:
GAATATAGAATATCTGCATTTAAAAGAATTTTTCATGTGATGTTTTACGGAGGTTTAAAATGAAAGTTCTTGTTATGTCAAATACCGCAGGTCAGGGGCATAACGCCACCGGAAAGGCGATATGCAATATGCTCGTCTCCATGGGCGCGACAGCAGAGATGATCGACTCATACGAATACATAAATACAGCGCTCGGAGAAGCCGTTAACCTTATATATCTCATGTCCACAGGTCTTACGCCGCATTTTTACGGCTCTGCGTACCGCATGGCCGAACTGCAGGAAAAACAGCCCGATTTTTCGCCCACTTACATAGTCAATAAAATACTGTCGGTACGTATATATGATTTTTTGGAAGATTACGACCCCGACGTTATAGTATGTACGCACGTGTTTTCCGCAATAATCGCAAATCTGTTAAAAAAAGAGGGCAAAACGAAAGCAACGATAATATCTATAATCACTGATTTCACGATCCATCCCTTCTGGCAGGAGGTGGACTGCGGCGACTGGTTCGTCACTCCCAGCTTTCTCATCGATTACGCCGCCCGCGTAAGGGGAATGGACGCCGCGAAATTCATGCATACGGGAATACCGATACATCCCAAATTTTCAAAAAAGACAGATAAGAAAGAGGCGCGCCGCATACTCGGTATGGACGAGAACAAGAATACCGTGCTTCTTATGAGCGGTTCGATGGGCTACGGCAATATAGGCAAGCATTTAAAAAAGATAGACCAGCTAGATATCGACCTTCAGATCATAGTCGTATGCGGCTCGAACAAACGCTCGTACCGTAAGATCAAACGTATGCAGCTCAATAAAGACGTTTATCTTCACGGATACGCGGATAACGTAGAGGTCATGATGGACGCCGCCGACTGTATAATAACAAAGCCGGGAGGACTTACCTCGTCGGAAGCTATGGCAAAGGAACTACCCATGATAATCGTAAATCCGATACCGGGGCAGGAGGACAGAAATACCGAGTTTTTCTTAAACAACGGTCTTGCGCTCAAGGTATCCGATACCTTCGGCATAGACGAAGCGCTCTTCTACATTTTTGAAACTCCGAACAGAATAGAGCGTATGCGCGAAAACATAAGGCTTATGGGGAAACCTAATGCTACTTACGATTTGTGCAAATTTATAATGGACTTGGAAGAACCGAAAACGGAAGCAAAAACAGAAACAGAAGATACTTCCGCTGAAAATACAGACGAATGACAATAAAAAAAAGACGGTCAGCTGAAGCTTTGGCTGACCGTCTTTCGTATTTAAGATATAAGCTTATCACATTACTGTGCTTAAAGCGCTTCGCCGACTTCTCTCCAATACTTGCTTCTTGCCTTCTTGCCCGAAGCAAACGTAGCTATGCACATAATAAGCGATATTGCGATAACAACGCTGTTGAATACGTAAGAGCCCATATAAGAGCCTACAGACTCAAGAAGTACCGCGTTGAGCGAATAAGTAAGACCCGTACCGATCGACATACCCATATTAACTATCGGGTAGATAACGCCGTAATCTCTCATGCCGAATATATTTCTTATCATTACGGGACCGGACATAGTCATAAGCGAAAGGTTCATGCCGTAAATAACGGAGCATACTGCTATTATCATAAGAGAATGATTTGCGCTGTTATGATGTATCATGAGCATTACCATTGCGATTATGCCCATAACGGAGAATAATACGTGCGTATTTCTCGGACCAAGCTTGCTGTCGTTCAAAAATCCGCCTATTACCTTGAATATTGCGGCCGATATCATAGCAGCCGTAGCGATAAACGACGCCTGAACGAGAGTGTAACCGTACGTTACGCCGCAGTTTACCCAGTGCTGATTGAATCCGGAGGAGAAGCCCGTAAACATTATCGTAAGGAACGCAAGCCACAGTGTGGACGACTTATACGCATATTTCTTAGGTATACCGGGGAACTCCTTTATATGTACCTGACCCTTTAAGTCCTTCATTTCCTCCGAATCCTCCATACCGTAGGGCTGAAGTCCTATCTCGGAAGGCTTCGTTCTCATAAAGATACCGCCGATCACGGGGAAGAGAAGCGCTATAACGGCTGCTGTCCTGTATCCCATTCTCCAGCCGTAATTCGTTATTATGCCTGCAAACAGCGGATTGTATAATGCGCCGCCGATGCCGGTCATCATCATTGCGATACCCATAACAAGCGCCCTGTGCTTTATAAACCAGTTGTTGATAAGTATCGGAACAACGTTCAAAGCGGCAAACGCGCTTGTACCGCCGCACAGAGCAGCTACCAGATAGAAATGCCAAAGCTGCGTGCTTAACGAATACAAGAGCAACCCGCACGCCATAATAAATCCGGCAATAGTAGATACCTTCCTTACGCCCCATTTGGCGAAAGCCTTGCCGCCAAGAAAATAAAAAGCTACGGTACACCATGACGCTATGGTCATAAGCAGCGATACCGACGACTTAGCTACTCCGAGGTCCTCGGCTATCGGGCCCATAAACATACCGTAGGTATTGCTGATAAGGCCGACTCCGCAAAGACCTGCAAGACATGCTATAATAAAAATTACCCAACAATATCTGTTCTTTTTTACAGGTTGTTCCTGTGCCATATGATACCTCCTAGTTTTTTTTAGTATGGTACCATATTCTGTATTAAAAATCAATAGTTTTTAAAAAATATACATATTTTTTTTCAATTCAATGTTATTATTGTTTAATATGCATAATTCGTTCGTGACTGTTTCTCTCATATCAGATCCTCTTTTCTTGCCGCAAACACAAGAAGGCCAAGTTTTGCATATTATATCGTGTAATCCTGATGAACCGGAGGAAATAAAAATGATACGAAATCATTCGGTTGCGGTCATAGGGGGCGATATGCGTCAATTCGCCATATATGAACGCCTTCTTTTGCAGAATAACGACGTTGTATTATGCGCATTTGAAAAAAGCGGCTTTCTCGGACGTCATACTTCTCAGCCGATATGCAGAGATGCGCTTTACGGCGCAGATATAGTCATACTTCCGCTTCCTGCATTTATACAAGGCAAACTCAACGCGCCTTTTTCGGATGAAAACGTAACTTTTGATACCCTTTTTCGCATAATACCGAAAAGCGCAAAAGTATTCGGCGGAAAAATCGACAAAAGCTGTGTTGAAGCGGCCGAAAAATCAGGATTCGTCATAAACGATTACATGAAACGCGAGGATTTTGCCGTTATGAACGCCGTACCTACGGCAGAAGGCGCGCTGGCCGTCTCAATAGAAAATACAGACGGCACGATCATGGGAAGCCGCGTTCTTATATGCGGCTACGGCAGAATAGGGAAGATACTTTCCCGGCGCTTTCATCTTTTGGGCGCAGACGTGACCGTAAGCGCAAGAAAACCAGAAGATCTTTCGTGGATCGCGGCATACTCCATGAAACCGATAAAAACAGATGAGCTTTTTTATACGGAGCTTGATTTTGATATTATAGTAAACACAGTGCCATATATGATATTTAACAAAAAGCTTATTTCCCATGTAAAAAACGGCTGCGTTATGATAGATCTTGCCTCGCTGCCCGGCGGAATAGACCTTGACGCGGCAAACAGCATGGGCATCAAGGCCGTGCGCGCGTTGTCACTGCCGGGCAAAACGGCGCCTGCCGCTGCCGGGCGCATAATACTCTCTACTATTGAAAATATGCTTTACGAAACGGAGATGAGCAAATGAAAGACAATATATGCCTTGAAGGACTTACTATAGGCTTTGCGATGTGCGGCTCTTACTGCACATTTCTTAAAGCCTTTGAAGGGCTTTTTGGACTGATATCAACGGGATGCTCCGTTGTTCCGATAATGTCAGAAAACGCTTATTCTACAGATACGCGCTTCGGAACGGCGCGCGAGCATATAGAAAAGCTTGAAGCAGCGTGCAAGCAAAAGGTCATACACACGATCATCGAAGCGGAACCGATAGGCCCAAAAAAGCTGCTTGACGCGCTGATCATTGCCCCCTGCACAGGCAACACGCTTGCAAAGCTTGCCTCCGGTATTACCGATACTTCCGTAACGATGGCCGCAAAAGCGCAGCTAAGAAACAAGCGGCCGGTGATCATTGCTCCGTCTACGAACGATGCGCTGTCGGCAAACCTTAAGAACATCGGTACGCTTATGAATACAAAAAACGTATTCTTTGTGCCGTTCGGACAGGACGATCCCATATCTAAAGAATCTTCCTTGCTTTCCGATATGAAGCGGCTTCCAGAAGCCGCTTTATGCGCGCTTTCGGGCAAACAGCTTCAGCCCGTAATAATATGAAAGCGCAGGCTTCATGATAAGGGGCTTTATAAAAAACTGCTTCTTTTTAAAAAGCGCATAAAAGAAAGACGCTTTCACGGGAATGTATGGTCCTTTGGAAGCGTCTTTTCATCTGCTTTAGGCGAAATTTTCGCGCCGTTTGCTATTATATCTATATTTTACCTCAGCACCCGCTTTTTTTATATAATTAGTGCTGTAATCCAATGCAAAATGAATAAAGTTTATTGTGAAATTGCATATTTTTATTTTTTTGCGCCTTTTTTCTTGATATTTTGCAAGAACTGTTATATAATATCTTGAAATCAGCGCTGGAAGCGCTTTTGGGTAACTTTTGAGAGGTGACAAATTGAATGAATAAAAAACCTTTATCCAGGAGAGCATCGAGAATACACCCTTCAGCAACTCTGAGAATCGATGCAAAGTTCAAGCGTATGCTCTCCGAGGGTATTGACGTGGTCGGATTTGCCGCAGGCGAGCCCGATTTTGACACTCCCGAATACATCAAAGCCGCTGCATGCAAGGCAATAGCGGAAGGCAAAACGAAATATACTCCCGCATCAGGCATATACGACCTTAAAGTAGCGGTCTGCAATAAATTAAAGAAAGACAACAACCTGACGTACGAGCCCTCGCAGATAATCATATCGAGCGGCGCAAAGCAGGCGCTTTACAATTCGCTGAGCGTACTCTTAAATCCCGGCGACGAGGTCATTCTCCCCGGTCCGTTCTGGGTAAGCTATTACGAATTGATACAAATGGCGGGCGGATATCCCGTAATACTTGAGGGAAAAGAAGAAGACGATTTTCAGATAACGAGAAAGCAGATAGAAGACGCTTTATCCGATAAAACAAAGGCCATTATAATAACAAACCCCAACAACCCTACCGGCATGATGATATCTAACGAGTTTCTCAAGGTCATTGCGGATATATGCGTTAAAAACGGTATTTACGTTATTTCCGACGAAATATACGAAAAGCTCGTTTACGACGGCAAAGAACACGTAAGCATCGCCACGTTCAATGATGATATAAAGGATCTTACGATAGTTATAAACGGCGTATCAAAAACTTATGCCATGACGGGCTGGCGTATTGGATACAGCGCAAGCAATCACGAGATAGCGGCGCTTATAAGCAATTATCAGAGCCATTCGTCGTCAAACCCCAATACGATAGCTCAATATGCTGCTTTGGCGGCTCTGTCAAAGGACGACGGCTCCGCCGACCGCATGAAGGCAGAGTTTTTAAAGCGCAGAAACTATATGGTAGACCGCATAAACAACCTGCCGCACGTTCACTGCCGCAAGCCTATGGGCGCGTTTTACGTAATGATGAACGTATCGGAGCTTTTCTCCATGAAATACGACGGCAAAGAGATAGAAAGCGCGTCGTCGCTCTGCGAGATACTGCTCGATCAATTCAAGCTTTCCCTCGTACCGTGCGAAAGCTTCGGCGCGGGCGACTATGTGAGATGGTCTTATGCAACCTCCATGGAAAATATCGTAAAAGGTCTTGACAGACTTGAAGCATTTTTAAAAGAGATCGAAGAATAAATAATGCGTCTGTAAAAAAGCGGCTGCATTTCGGTCATGTACCGTTATTCGGCCGCTTCGCTTATGCGTTTAAACAACAGCATTTTCATTTGACAACGACATCGGTTAGTATTAAACTTTACTGTGTTAATAATAAAACCGGCGCGCATTTTTTCGCGCCTGTATTTTGTTTATAGAGGTGAAAAATGAGTACGTCTTATAAAAGTCCTTTAAGCTCAAGATATGCAAGCGACGAAATGCAGTATATCTTCTCTGAGGATAAGAAATTCAAAACGTGGCGCAGACTCTGGATCGCTTTGGCGCGCGCCGAAATGCAGCTCGGCCTGCCTATAACGCCGCAGCAGATAGCGGAGCTTGAAGCGCATAAGGACGAGTTAAATCTCGAGGACGCTAAAAAGCGCGAAAAAGAGGTCCGCCACGACGTTATGGCGCACGTGTACGCCTACGGCCTTCAGTGCCCTAATGCAAAGGGAATAATCCACCTCGGCGCGACTTCGTGCTACGTTGGCGACAATACCGACGTTATTTTAATGAAGGAAGGGCTTCTGCTCATACGAAAAAAGCTTGTCAACGTCATATGGCAGCTTTCCGAATTCGCAAGAAAATATGCAAAAACGCCGACTCTCGGCTTTACGCATTTTCAGCCGGCGCAGCTTACTACGGTGGGGAAGAGGGCCTCGCTTTGGATATATGAGCTTACGCAGGACCTTGAAGACGTTGAGTATATTTTATCGCGTCTGAAGCTTTTGGGCTCAAAGGGCACCACGGGCACTCAGGCAAGCTTTATGGAGCTTTTCGAGGGCAATGAAGCCAAAGTCAAAGAGCTTGAAAAGCTTATTGCAAACGAGATGGGCTTTTCGGAGTGCGTTCCCGTTTCGGGACAGACTTATTCGCGCAAATTCGATTCCCGCGTGCTGAACGTCCTTTCGGGAATAGCTCAGAGCGCGTATAAGTTTTCCAACGATCTTCGTCTGCTTTCTCACCTAAAGGAGATAGAGGAGCCCTTCGAGGCGCATCAGATAGGCTCGTCAGCCATGCCGTATAAGAGAAACCCCATGAGAAGCGAACGCATAGGCTCGCTTGCGCGATACGTCATAATAGACGCCTTAAATCCCGCGGTGACCTCGGCTACACAGTGGTTCGAAAGGACCTTGGACGATTCCGCAAACAAGCGCATATCCGTTGCCGAAGCCTTTTTGGCCGTTGACGCCATACTCAATATCTACATAGATATAACGCGCGGCATGGTGGTATACGAGAAAATGATAAGACGCCGCATCATGTCGGAGCTTCCGTTTATGATAAGCGAAAACATAATGATGAACGCCGTTAAAAAGGGCGGCGACAGGCAGGAGCTTCACGAGAAGCTCAGAGTTCACTCTATCGCGGCAGGCAAGAACGTAAAGGAGAAC
Proteins encoded in this window:
- a CDS encoding dipicolinate synthase subunit B — encoded protein: MKDNICLEGLTIGFAMCGSYCTFLKAFEGLFGLISTGCSVVPIMSENAYSTDTRFGTAREHIEKLEAACKQKVIHTIIEAEPIGPKKLLDALIIAPCTGNTLAKLASGITDTSVTMAAKAQLRNKRPVIIAPSTNDALSANLKNIGTLMNTKNVFFVPFGQDDPISKESSLLSDMKRLPEAALCALSGKQLQPVII
- a CDS encoding adenylosuccinate lyase, coding for MSTSYKSPLSSRYASDEMQYIFSEDKKFKTWRRLWIALARAEMQLGLPITPQQIAELEAHKDELNLEDAKKREKEVRHDVMAHVYAYGLQCPNAKGIIHLGATSCYVGDNTDVILMKEGLLLIRKKLVNVIWQLSEFARKYAKTPTLGFTHFQPAQLTTVGKRASLWIYELTQDLEDVEYILSRLKLLGSKGTTGTQASFMELFEGNEAKVKELEKLIANEMGFSECVPVSGQTYSRKFDSRVLNVLSGIAQSAYKFSNDLRLLSHLKEIEEPFEAHQIGSSAMPYKRNPMRSERIGSLARYVIIDALNPAVTSATQWFERTLDDSANKRISVAEAFLAVDAILNIYIDITRGMVVYEKMIRRRIMSELPFMISENIMMNAVKKGGDRQELHEKLRVHSIAAGKNVKENGGENDLIDRIVSDPAFGLTKEEIETMLDPSDYTGRAANQTLEFLDEVISPILEKYGDQLGMKVELNV
- a CDS encoding MFS transporter, with the translated sequence MAQEQPVKKNRYCWVIFIIACLAGLCGVGLISNTYGMFMGPIAEDLGVAKSSVSLLMTIASWCTVAFYFLGGKAFAKWGVRKVSTIAGFIMACGLLLYSLSTQLWHFYLVAALCGGTSAFAALNVVPILINNWFIKHRALVMGIAMMMTGIGGALYNPLFAGIITNYGWRMGYRTAAVIALLFPVIGGIFMRTKPSEIGLQPYGMEDSEEMKDLKGQVHIKEFPGIPKKYAYKSSTLWLAFLTIMFTGFSSGFNQHWVNCGVTYGYTLVQASFIATAAMISAAIFKVIGGFLNDSKLGPRNTHVLFSVMGIIAMVMLMIHHNSANHSLMIIAVCSVIYGMNLSLMTMSGPVMIRNIFGMRDYGVIYPIVNMGMSIGTGLTYSLNAVLLESVGSYMGSYVFNSVVIAISLIMCIATFASGKKARSKYWREVGEAL
- a CDS encoding glycosyltransferase is translated as MKVLVMSNTAGQGHNATGKAICNMLVSMGATAEMIDSYEYINTALGEAVNLIYLMSTGLTPHFYGSAYRMAELQEKQPDFSPTYIVNKILSVRIYDFLEDYDPDVIVCTHVFSAIIANLLKKEGKTKATIISIITDFTIHPFWQEVDCGDWFVTPSFLIDYAARVRGMDAAKFMHTGIPIHPKFSKKTDKKEARRILGMDENKNTVLLMSGSMGYGNIGKHLKKIDQLDIDLQIIVVCGSNKRSYRKIKRMQLNKDVYLHGYADNVEVMMDAADCIITKPGGLTSSEAMAKELPMIIVNPIPGQEDRNTEFFLNNGLALKVSDTFGIDEALFYIFETPNRIERMRENIRLMGKPNATYDLCKFIMDLEEPKTEAKTETEDTSAENTDE
- the dpsA gene encoding dipicolinate synthase subunit DpsA — encoded protein: MIRNHSVAVIGGDMRQFAIYERLLLQNNDVVLCAFEKSGFLGRHTSQPICRDALYGADIVILPLPAFIQGKLNAPFSDENVTFDTLFRIIPKSAKVFGGKIDKSCVEAAEKSGFVINDYMKREDFAVMNAVPTAEGALAVSIENTDGTIMGSRVLICGYGRIGKILSRRFHLLGADVTVSARKPEDLSWIAAYSMKPIKTDELFYTELDFDIIVNTVPYMIFNKKLISHVKNGCVMIDLASLPGGIDLDAANSMGIKAVRALSLPGKTAPAAAGRIILSTIENMLYETEMSK
- a CDS encoding pyridoxal phosphate-dependent aminotransferase, which translates into the protein MNKKPLSRRASRIHPSATLRIDAKFKRMLSEGIDVVGFAAGEPDFDTPEYIKAAACKAIAEGKTKYTPASGIYDLKVAVCNKLKKDNNLTYEPSQIIISSGAKQALYNSLSVLLNPGDEVILPGPFWVSYYELIQMAGGYPVILEGKEEDDFQITRKQIEDALSDKTKAIIITNPNNPTGMMISNEFLKVIADICVKNGIYVISDEIYEKLVYDGKEHVSIATFNDDIKDLTIVINGVSKTYAMTGWRIGYSASNHEIAALISNYQSHSSSNPNTIAQYAALAALSKDDGSADRMKAEFLKRRNYMVDRINNLPHVHCRKPMGAFYVMMNVSELFSMKYDGKEIESASSLCEILLDQFKLSLVPCESFGAGDYVRWSYATSMENIVKGLDRLEAFLKEIEE